From a single Coriobacteriia bacterium genomic region:
- a CDS encoding SpoIIE family protein phosphatase, with amino-acid sequence MASLESGGTPHGGDAVPREPLAAKSPAPDAAVARPLLTAFSCGAAYLALVVLFSLTPLFTRETLVRPADGLGPALGLFFGAPAIVGCSVASLAGALLGGMPIGPAVLFALAQVVYLAIPRLLWRLVAGRIAPAVRRRLPSNSSGRGAAAPQDSHGLEGGVRPRFDTAGKVALYVALVLVDAGFAALTLSAFGPAEFSGVGAPLVWFLNSFVFGCYVGLPCALVLGWRRGRTLGELVVALFLVLMAAVIVGFFAIAYGPYLVDGSLATLQDWGYFISSSYLVVLEFTVAGLLFMVVVVGIVERRVSRPVMALRASATAFMGELAAREEHGGELQALPVDERALRPAAEIGDLVGSVNAMQAGLVSYVERFEAAAAERERTAAELDIAREIQLSAVPHDFSALRERYGLDVSGFLRPAREVGGDFYDVFELREGEVAFVVGDVSGKGVPASLFMMRAQGLIRACMLAHDDLGEALAAANDGLVERNDAMLFVTAFVCALDVSSGRLRYANAGHNPPSLRRGGVRTYLRARPGLVLGAMAGMPYAQAELSLTPGDEIMLYTDGVTEAADGSAALFGEARLAEALATCDAGSLAEAAPEAGLSRMGAAIEAVVSRIDAFVDGAPQADDITLVGVSWDLPLREIDLPNEDRFLDDLFAFLKPVTDDLVARNLATAKLSFDLRLVAEELFVNVCHYGSPAGDAFPVRVSLAVDERARRLFLTMRDGGVAYNPLEHATRMPTPDGPVGGLGIHLVRTCMQSVLYERDGGDNVLRMAKDFV; translated from the coding sequence ATGGCTTCTTTGGAATCAGGGGGCACGCCGCACGGCGGTGACGCCGTTCCTCGCGAGCCTCTCGCTGCCAAGTCGCCCGCTCCGGATGCGGCCGTCGCCCGCCCTCTTCTCACGGCGTTTTCGTGCGGCGCCGCCTACCTGGCGCTCGTCGTGTTGTTCTCGTTGACGCCGCTGTTCACGCGGGAGACGCTCGTGCGCCCGGCCGATGGCCTCGGGCCTGCGCTTGGCCTGTTCTTCGGGGCCCCCGCGATCGTGGGCTGCTCCGTTGCCTCTCTGGCGGGGGCGCTGCTCGGCGGCATGCCGATCGGCCCGGCCGTGCTGTTTGCGCTGGCTCAGGTCGTCTACCTCGCCATCCCACGCCTGCTGTGGCGCCTTGTCGCAGGCCGCATCGCCCCCGCCGTCCGCCGCAGGCTTCCCTCAAACTCGTCGGGGCGTGGCGCCGCCGCGCCCCAGGACTCGCACGGCCTTGAAGGCGGGGTGCGCCCGCGCTTTGACACGGCGGGCAAGGTGGCGCTCTACGTCGCGCTCGTCCTGGTGGACGCGGGCTTTGCGGCGCTCACCCTCTCGGCGTTCGGGCCGGCGGAGTTTTCCGGTGTCGGCGCCCCGCTCGTGTGGTTCCTCAACTCGTTTGTCTTCGGCTGCTACGTCGGCCTGCCCTGCGCCCTCGTGCTGGGGTGGCGTCGCGGCCGCACGCTGGGCGAGCTTGTCGTCGCGCTGTTCCTCGTACTCATGGCTGCCGTCATCGTCGGCTTCTTCGCCATCGCCTACGGACCCTATCTCGTGGACGGCTCGTTGGCGACGCTGCAAGACTGGGGCTACTTCATCAGCTCGAGCTACCTCGTCGTTCTGGAGTTCACGGTCGCGGGCCTGCTGTTCATGGTCGTCGTCGTGGGCATCGTCGAGCGGCGCGTCTCCCGGCCGGTCATGGCCCTGCGCGCCTCGGCGACGGCATTCATGGGCGAGCTTGCGGCGCGCGAGGAGCACGGCGGCGAGCTGCAGGCCCTTCCCGTCGACGAGCGGGCCTTGCGCCCAGCGGCGGAGATCGGCGACCTCGTGGGCTCGGTCAACGCCATGCAGGCGGGCCTGGTGAGCTACGTGGAGCGCTTCGAGGCGGCGGCTGCCGAGCGCGAGCGTACGGCCGCGGAGCTCGACATCGCGCGTGAGATTCAGCTCTCCGCCGTGCCGCACGACTTCTCCGCGCTGCGCGAGCGCTATGGTCTGGACGTGAGCGGCTTCCTTCGTCCGGCGCGCGAGGTAGGCGGCGACTTCTATGACGTGTTCGAGCTGCGCGAGGGTGAGGTCGCGTTCGTCGTGGGCGACGTGTCGGGCAAGGGTGTCCCTGCCTCGCTGTTCATGATGCGCGCGCAGGGGCTCATCCGCGCGTGCATGCTCGCCCACGACGACCTGGGCGAGGCCCTCGCTGCCGCAAACGACGGCCTTGTGGAGCGCAACGACGCCATGCTGTTCGTGACGGCGTTCGTCTGCGCGCTTGACGTGTCGTCGGGCCGGCTGCGCTATGCCAACGCCGGGCACAACCCGCCCTCGCTGCGCCGCGGGGGCGTGCGGACGTACCTGCGCGCGCGACCCGGTCTCGTGCTCGGTGCCATGGCGGGCATGCCCTACGCGCAGGCGGAACTGTCGCTGACGCCCGGCGACGAGATCATGCTGTACACGGACGGGGTGACGGAGGCGGCTGACGGCTCGGCGGCCCTGTTCGGCGAGGCCCGTCTTGCCGAGGCGCTTGCCACCTGCGACGCGGGTAGCCTCGCAGAGGCCGCGCCCGAGGCCGGCCTCTCGCGCATGGGGGCCGCCATCGAGGCCGTTGTCTCGCGCATCGACGCGTTTGTCGATGGAGCGCCCCAGGCAGACGACATCACGCTCGTCGGCGTCTCGTGGGACCTGCCCCTGCGCGAGATAGACCTACCCAACGAGGATCGCTTCCTCGACGACCTGTTCGCCTTCCTCAAGCCTGTGACCGACGACCTCGTGGCGCGGAACCTCGCGACGGCGAAGCTCTCGTTTGACCTGCGCCTTGTGGCGGAGGAGCTGTTCGTCAACGTCTGTCACTACGGCAGCCCGGCAGGCGACGCGTTCCCGGTGCGTGTGTCGCTTGCCGTCGACGAGCGGGCGCGGCGACTGTTCTTGACGATGCGAGACGGCGGCGTCGCGTACAACCCGCTCGAGCACGCGACGCGCATGCCGACGCCAGACGGCCCGGTAGGCGGATTGGGCATCCACCTCGTGCGGACGTGCATGCAGTCCGTGCTCTACGAACGCGACGGTGGCGACAACGTGCTACGCATGGCGAAGGACTTCGTGTAG
- a CDS encoding STAS domain-containing protein: MDVAVNMDGTCALVSVRGSLNTNTAPQLEQALEGVFSQASAITFDFDGLEYVSSAGLRVLMMAFKRLGGQGVAIEHASDEIREVLEITGFSTLFEVR, from the coding sequence ATGGACGTAGCGGTGAACATGGACGGCACGTGCGCCCTGGTCAGCGTGCGCGGCTCGCTCAACACGAACACGGCGCCCCAGCTCGAGCAGGCGCTCGAGGGCGTCTTTTCGCAGGCGAGCGCCATCACGTTTGACTTTGACGGCCTCGAGTATGTCTCATCTGCCGGCTTGCGCGTGCTCATGATGGCGTTTAAGCGCTTGGGAGGTCAGGGCGTCGCCATCGAACACGCCTCCGACGAGATTCGCGAGGTGCTCGAGATAACCGGTTTCTCGACGCTGTTCGAAGTGAGGTAG